The Mustela erminea isolate mMusErm1 chromosome 6, mMusErm1.Pri, whole genome shotgun sequence genome includes a region encoding these proteins:
- the IAPP gene encoding islet amyloid polypeptide produces MCLLKLPVVLIVLSVALNHLKATPIKSHQMEKRKCNTATCVTQRLANFLVRSSNNLGAILLPTDVGSNTYGKRNTAEILNRGPMNYLPL; encoded by the exons atgtgCCTCCTGAAGCTGCCAGTAGTTCTCATCGTACTCTCCGTTGCATTAAACCACCTGAAAGCTACTCCCATCAAAAG TCACCAGATGGAAAAGCGGAAATGCAACACTGCCACGTGTGTGACTCAACGCCTGGCAAATTTCTTAGTTCGTTCCAGCAACAATCTTGGTGCCATTCTCTTGCCAACTGATGTGGGATCCAATACATATGGCAAGAGGAACACAGCTGAGATTTTAAACAGGGGGCCAATGAATTACTTACCGCTTTAG